In Brachypodium distachyon strain Bd21 chromosome 5, Brachypodium_distachyon_v3.0, whole genome shotgun sequence, the genomic window CAAAAGGGTTATTGTCTTATGCACTGAGTTTcttgacatgttttttttctatgttgCGCTTTTGGTTGTTGTATCTATGCCTTTCAATTATGAGATCATATTTACCACAAGTGAAAGCATGTATATGGAACAGTGATATCTCTTTGCATTTTAATTTTATCCCTGACTAAATCCAAGTGATTCTCCATCTGTGAAATGCTTCAAGAAACTGAATAATGTTGAGCCATTCTACCTTGTCAAATGATGGACCATTGCAGCTATCCAATAGAACCATGTTCCAAGTTTTGCACATTGGTATGTCAATTCTTACAAGAGAAATTGGAAGGCAGCAAACATGTCTGTGTAGTGTATGATTACATTGTATATTGCCTGAAGTActgtatgtatatatgcaatGTCTTACTCGTAAGTCGTAACTCATTCTAAATCCATTCTCATATGTGATATTTCCTACATCTCTTGCTTGTTTTGCCTTCGAGGGGGGGAAAACGAGCATAGATACCAGGATCAAATGATTTTTGAATCTGAAATGGTGCAGGAATCATTGGTCACGCATGTGAGAGCCAGATGGCTAATaattatatactccgtatgtcCTGATTTGCATCTTGGACAACTGGGATGCGACCTTGTCTTATTGCCCAGATCCAAACCCTGGAGGACTTGCAAGTAGAAATGTGTGCCAACTTGAATGAGCAGCTGTCTGCTGAAGTCCAAGATGTGGAATGTTCTTCTTGGTATTTGTATCCTGAGTTCCTGACTAGTTTAGATGTCCTTCTTTAGATCTAGTGATTATTACGGTCTGACGCGTTGGCCTTTACCATTGCCTTCTTCTAACAGCGTGTCGTGCATCCCTTTGCTTACCCCTTCGTTCGCTCCCTCCCTGTCGTCGCTCTGCCCCCTTCGCCGGCTGGCCGCCCATCTCgaccccctccctcccctccctagTCCCCTTACGGCCTTACCGGCCGCTGGCCATTCATGTCCTAGGCTTTAAGCTTTGGTTTCGTTTAATTGGGAGTTAAGCACCTGTAGCTTCTCGGTCTTCAGTTGTCTGTACGATCACTTGCCAAGAATGTTTCTGGAAGCTCAATTTTATCAAGTACTCTTCCGTTCCATCAACGTTGGCATGgctttatgaaatggagtgAGTACTGTATAATTCAATTCTATTCGTAATTTTGGGATTCTCGCTTTACAGTGGTGTCGGCTTCCTGTTATTGTGAAGACGGACTTCTCTGTCACTGTGCGATCCACATTGAGGAGATTAGAGCGTTGGTGCAGCAGGATAGAAGGTTTTCCTTGGTGAAAGGGGATAAATCGCAACATCGTGGGAGTCATCTACTTCTTGTGAATTTTGCTAGAGTTGGGTGACGCATGATTGTCTAACTGGTGCGTGGGAGTCATCTACTTCTTGTGAATTTTGCTAGAGTTGGGTGACGCATGATTGTCTAACTGGTGCGTGGGAGTCATCTACTTCTTGTGAATTTTGCTAGAGTTGGGTGACGCATGATTGTCTAACCGGTGCGTGGGAGGCGGTTCTCCGATATTGTATTGTTGTGCTTTCATAATACTCCtttcgatccatattaattgtcaaaatattatactttctttgttcctaaatactttgcactaaaatcacgacaagtattcaggaacggagagagtatgtatctagacgctttttaggcatagcacatccatatttagacaaatttgagacagcTAATATGtcgttccaaaataagtgacttgaatttgtataaattcttatataaattcatgtcacttattttaagACGGAAAGACCATATAAATCTATTTTGCCCAAAAAAAGATGGGAGTACTTGTTTCTCAATTGCCGGTAGGGATAGAAAATCATGTTTatgttgtctttttttcttgagggAAAGCCCTCTGTTGTCCGAGTTttagggcctgtttggttgcTACCCCGAAACCAATATGCCTGGCCGGGAATCTACCTTAGAATTGCCTGTGACTCGTTCGCTTAGCTACCTGAGAAGCTGCCTGATTCAGGCCACCGAATTTGAGCGCCCGAGCCTGGCTTTGTTTCTCAGCAAACGTGCCTGAGATCCTACTGTACCATTCATTGAATTCAAACcatctcaaaccaaacaagatTTTCATGCCACCTTCAGGCGTGAGATTATGCCAGGCATGTTGGCCACGACAGCATCCAAACAGCCCCTTAAGTTCAGTACACTGCATTGAGCTGTCGAAGTGCTGACCTGGCTCCCCTgtgacgagctcctcctctctcATTGGCCCCGCCCACCATCTACGTGGCGAACCAGGTCCACCTATCACCAAAACGAGAGACCATTCCCGTACTCTACTGACAAGCCGGACCCGATACAAGCAGCGCCCACCCGTCATAGACTGATCCCGCATATACCCCTGAGCCACGAGGTCCGCCTCGCACGCTCCTCCGTACTGATCCTCGCCCGCGGCCCATCCCCAACTCCCTCGACGACGGCGAAGATGGCGAGCGACGGCGCGGTGGCCACGCCGTTGAAGTTCACCCAGAAAAAGGCCAACCTCCTTGATCCCCACTCCATCAAGCACCTCCTCGACGAGACCATCTCCGAGGTACTGCAGTTCACACTAAACCCTAACCCCCTCTCCCGTTCGAGATCTCTATTCCTCTCGCTCCCTCTTCTCCTCACTTGGTTCCTCTAGATTCGGCCATTGATGAGGCAGTTCCGTGGTGCGACCAGGTCGTGAAGAGCAAGGGCTACACGGAGGACACACGGCTGGGCAACTGGAAGCTCGCGATCGGGACGGCCGTGATCGCCATCGCGCTTCTCGCGCAGTTCTACCCGAAGAAGTTCCCCCAGAACAGCGAGTTCCTGCTCGGCTGCATCGCGCTATATCCTTTTTCTGTGTTTGTTTCTCCGTTCTGATGAATTTTGTTAAGGAGTAGATCTGAATTTCTTTCTGGGGAATTGTCTTGAATTTGTTGTACGATGCCGTTGGTCCTTGACTTTCATGGTGGATACGTATGTGGTGATGAATGTGGTGCTGCTGATCCTTAGCTACGCCAAGGAGAAGGATGCCATTATCTTCACCCACCCTCCAGCGGTGAGTTTTATATTCATCTCGATTTGTTGCTCCTGAATTTCAATTATAGATCTCGCTGATTACTCCAGTCCTGGTTTCAGTATTTCTGAAAAAGATCGTACTCTCTGTTGATGTCTCCGAAGTAGTTTTgccagaaaaataaataagaaatgTATATGCCccgcaaaaaataataataagaaaTGTATAAATTGCATGTCCTGTGTGGTCTATATTGAACTATGAATAGAGATGTTGCATTTAAATCAAATGTGAACCCCGCTCCACGGTATATGTTGCAATTAATATTCATCTGATGAATATGTTTACCTGTTCTGAAGTTGAACAGTTTTTAAGAAAATTTTCTATATTACAACTTCTGAAGAGACACACCATTTTTGTTGTAAATGAGATCGCTTTTGTTTGAAATATGTTATGCGCATTACATTAAATTATTCTGCCCCTCCTCTCAGGGAGCAGTTGCTCTGTTGCAACTATATCATTTTCTGTATCACCTAATTTTATGTGATACACTATGTTGACCTGTTGAGTAGTTGTGGTTTATTGTGATACTGATACAGGACCCTGATTATTTGCCATGTTGCGTACTTACTATATCACTTTTGATTGAATGCTTGAGCACTAGTATCTCATGTTAAAACTCACAAATGAGATGTTGTTTTGTACTTTTGTGCTCGATAATAGAAATTGAAAATCACATTGGAACTGTGTAATTAAACCACTGaggtgtttttgtttttactaTTTTGCTTCTTGACCATGACCATAATGGCAAGTGTGTATTTCATAGTGTACTTGTATTGTTGTTGGTCAAACAATTTCCTTCTGCGAGTGCCTCGTTTATTAAGATGGATGAGTAGTGAATCCTTCAGTCCTTGGACAATAGGTACATCTTAAACTTAACTATGCCTAATGGCCTAGTGGTGAATGGATGTTGTTTGTGATTCAGGCTCATTTC contains:
- the LOC100823018 gene encoding probable signal peptidase complex subunit 2 isoform X1 → MASDGAVATPLKFTQKKANLLDPHSIKHLLDETISEVVKSKGYTEDTRLGNWKLAIGTAVIAIALLAQFYPKKFPQNSEFLLGCIALYVVMNVVLLILSYAKEKDAIIFTHPPAGSFSSTGLVISSKLPRFSDMYNLTIASADPQSISAHKPVHFTKSVTKCVLTILGRFTKEGVLVEGLFWKDVEKLIDDYNSERKSK
- the LOC100823018 gene encoding probable signal peptidase complex subunit 2 isoform X2; its protein translation is MASDGAVATPLKFTQKKANLLDPHSIKHLLDETISEVVKSKGYTEDTRLGNWKLAIGTAVIAIALLAQFYPKKFPQNSEFLLGCIALYVVMNVVLLILSYAKEKDAIIFTHPPAGSFSSTGLVISSKLPRFSDMYNLTIASADPQSISAHKPVHFTKSVTKWFTKEGVLVEGLFWKDVEKLIDDYNSERKSK